A genomic region of Nakaseomyces glabratus chromosome C, complete sequence contains the following coding sequences:
- the GUD1 gene encoding guanine deaminase (CAGL0C05555g~Ortholog(s) have guanine deaminase activity, role in cellular response to drug and cytosol localization): MVSLREQLYRLVAFHGTFIDTPVLGQLRVREECTVVVHMTDDGCGTIVLIRDHCEPMDAVREYDPTVHESDVKIVAATDGSGSQFFFPGFIDTHIHASQYPNCGLFGKSTLLDWLETYTFPLEASLADLDIASDVYTSVIKRTLSAGTTTATYYTTIDTESSKLMGTLCSKLGQRALIGKVCMDQNAPDYYIEDAKDSIESCKEMISFFKNDLNDPRVNAIITPRFAPSCSKDLLAALGALAKENELHIQTHLSENNKEISWVKSLFPECKSYTDVYYQHGLLGERTVLAHCIHCSEDEADLIKKTNSGVSHCPVSNSALASGECRVKWWLQKGVSVGLGTDVSGGYSADILLSARHAHLVSRHLAMKTDEEKEKINVMLSVNECLYLATMGGAGVLHMQDQIGSFDVGKQFDTQLISLDVPNSNVQLFYWQKLNGTKAIKGIRNQPPLLNHEDIIAKWFFNGDDRNVKYTWVSGQLVHSKDI, translated from the coding sequence ATGGTTAGTTTACGGGAACAACTTTATAGGCTGGTAGCGTTTCATGGCACTTTTATAGACACGCCGGTGCTGGGCCAGTTGCGCGTGAGGGAGGAATGCACGGTTGTGGTGCATATGACTGATGATGGATGTGGAACAATTGTGCTGATCAGGGACCACTGCGAGCCCATGGATGCTGTCCGCGAGTATGACCCAACAGTACACGAGAGTGATGTGAAGATAGTTGCCGCAACAGACGGTAGTGGAAGCCAGTTCTTCTTCCCTGGATTCATCGACACACATATCCACGCTTCCCAGTACCCGAACTGCGGGTTATTTGGCAAGTCTACTCTACTTGATTGGCTCGAGACATACACGTTCCCACTGGAGGCATCGTTGGCAGACCTGGATATTGCCAGCGACGTGTACACATCTGTGATAAAGAGAACACTGAGCGCAGGTACCACAACAGCTACTTATTACACGACCATTGACACagaatcatcaaaattAATGGGCACACTATGTTCCAAGCTGGGTCAAAGAGCTCTGATTGGTAAAGTGTGTATGGATCAAAATGCCCCAGATTACTATATAGAGGATGCAAAGGACTCAATAGAGTCCTGCAAAGAGATGATATCATTCTTTAAGAATGACTTGAACGACCCAAGAGTGAATGCTATAATAACTCCAAGATTTGCACCCAGTTGCTCCAAGGACTTACTGGCAGCTCTTGGCGCGTTGGCAAAGGAGAATGAACTACATATTCAAACACATCTTTCTGAGAACAACAAGGAAATTAGCTGGGTGAAGTCTCTTTTTCCCGAATGCAAGAGCTATACTGACGTGTATTATCAACATGGCTTGCTAGGGGAGCGTACTGTGCTGGCACACTGCATCCATTGCTCAGAAGATGAAGCTGATCTGATCAAGAAGACTAACTCTGGAGTTTCTCATTGCCCAGTATCCAACTCAGCTTTAGCTTCAGGCGAATGTAGAGTAAAATGGTGGTTACAGAAAGGTGTCTCAGTAGGGTTAGGGACCGATGTATCAGGTGGATACTCAGCAGATATCCTATTATCAGCAAGACATGCTCATCTAGTATCACGCCATTTGGCTATGAAAACCGACGAggaaaaagagaaaataaatGTGATGTTATCAGTCAATGAATGTTTGTATCTAGCCACTATGGGTGGTGCTGGCGTCTTACACATGCAAGATCAAATAGGTAGTTTTGATGTGGGTAAACAGTTTGACACCCAATTAATATCACTAGACGTTCCAAATTCAAATGTCCAATTATTTTATTGGCAAAAACTAAACGGAACCAAAGCCATAAAAGGAATTAGGAATCAACCTCCGTTATTAAACCATGAGGATATAATTGCAAAATGGTTTTTCAATGGTGACGACAGAAATGTGAAATATACCTGGGTTAGTGGCCAATTGGTTCATTCGAAGGATATATAG
- the ADY3 gene encoding Ady3p (CAGL0C05577g~Ortholog(s) have role in ascospore wall assembly, ascospore-type prospore membrane assembly, mitochondrion inheritance and prospore membrane leading edge, spindle pole body localization): MDKRGFFGIVKDIFYSNALDENEGHLRSMSQNLSPVILQLNNKTLLSPTKTPIYNSVGINSSPRSPSPASNLLSHPSNYRHNTNPSQINKNPLLEERKVSSLKDIESSSTADKNGRNLSALEITDKLLFSMDNDNLILNDIEDELDGFTPIDTYVESKDMPTKYNNSMRITKLRSCYNIDIGRAISNCYGDYLKRIGNNFRNLEMEFQQQYQAITINGGFEELISLLVNLTSIKEELRSGNLIYRSDCLVSEMSVYLDHYFELLEVNENLLRDIDQYKLRYSYMVDKVRKSESSIEKCNSLIEKQQAFKKKLVHTLRGLILFDIPLGQVILDYIEQCNGNTTFEQTFREKNSAITNFLTTASTKKINLLQKENDSLTKDIKLVKEAQKSLTDTNKNLKEENDLLKGRMELLKQKQEKEIQELKKENKRLLTMNVGLTKELDEIKRDKGKLEGNLLKEKNKNTLLKNELASIANDNNDLKSSLQNLEGNIEESLTEEALKVRFISLSSENYNTLDVECIDRQDLVSLRNLLKVLTLTLEIPFSKLQTTIPLLAIRLYHENTSLLSFCNTLHMHLYGKPLAIKNYRRWAYADYLKTCNIHEVQHPIKPILEAMFNKIAPKV; this comes from the coding sequence ATGGATAAAAGAGGAttttttggtattgttaAGGATATATTCTACTCTAATGCTttagatgaaaatgaaggACATCTCAGAAGCATGAGCCAGAATCTTAGTCCTGTCATTTTACAgttaaataataaaacGCTATTGTCACCAACTAAAACACCAATTTACAATAGTGTTGGAATCAATTCTTCTCCAAGATCTCCTAGTCCCGCAAGTAACTTACTCTCCCATCCATCAAATTATAGGCATAATACCAATCCATCACAAATAAACAAGAATCCACTGCTAGAGGAAAGAAAGGTTAGTTCCCTGAAAGATATAGAATCCAGTAGTACAGCTGACAAAAATGGAAGGAATTTATCCGCTCTTGAAATTACAGATAAGTTACTCTTTTCAATGGATAATGACAACTTGATCTTGaatgatattgaagatGAGCTCGATGGTTTTACACCAATAGATACTTATGTGGAATCAAAGGACATGCCCACTAAATATAACAACTCGATGAGAATAACAAAATTGAGATCTTGCTACAATATTGACATTGGAAGGGCAATAAGTAATTGCTATGGGGactatttgaaaagaattggTAATAACTTTAGAAACTTAGAGATGGAATTTCAGCAACAATACCAAGCAATTACAATAAATGGTGGATTTGAGGAGTTGATTAGTTTGTTGGTAAATTTAACATCAataaaagaagaattaAGGTCTGGAAATCTAATATATCGTTCTGATTGTTTGGTGTCTGAAATGTCGGTATATCTAGATCATTACTTCGAGTTACTAGAAGTTAATGAAAATTTGCTTAGAGATATTGACCAATACAAATTACGGTATTCCTATATGGTAGATAAAGTTCGAAAATCTGAAAGTTCGATCGAAAAATGTAACTCTCTTATTGAAAAGCAGCAAGCctttaaaaagaaattagtGCACACACTAAGAGgtttaatattatttgatattccACTGGGACAGGTAATACTGGACTACATAGAACAATGCAATGGTAACACCACTTTTGAACAGACCTTTAGAGAGAAGAACTCAGCAATTACAAATTTCTTGACTACAGCTagcacaaaaaaaataaatcttcttcaaaaagaGAATGACAGTCTGACCAAGGACATAAAACTGGTGAAAGAAGCTCAAAAATCATTGACAGACACCAATAAGAACTTGAAAGAGGAAAATGACTTATTAAAAGGCAGAATGGAGTTATTGAAgcaaaaacaagaaaaggaaattcAAGAGCTTAAGAAGGAAAACAAGCGCTTATTAACTATGAACGTTGGCCTAACTAAAGAATTGGACGAAATTAAAAGAGATAAAGGGAAATTGGAAGGAAATCtgttgaaagaaaaaaataaaaataccttattgaaaaatgaaCTTGCTTCCATTGctaatgataataatgatCTTAAGAGTAGTCTTCAAAATCTTGAAGGAAACATTGAAGAATCATTAACAGAAGAGGCTTTGAAGGTCAGATttatttctctttcttctgaaAACTACAATACATTAGATGTCGAATGTATTGATAGACAAGATTTAGTTTCACTGCGAAACTTACTCAAGGTATTAACTTTAACGTTAGAAATaccattttcaaaattacAAACAACTATCCCTTTACTAGCTATTCGTTTGTATCACGAAAACACTTCGCTACTGAGCTTTTGCAACACATTACACATGCATTTGTATGGAAAGCCTTTggcaataaaaaattatagGAGATGGGCATATGCAGATTATCTTAAGACATGCAACATACATGAAGTACAGCATCCTATTAAGCCCATATTGGAAGCAATGTTCAATAAAATTGCACCTAAAGTTTGA